Proteins encoded by one window of Arachis hypogaea cultivar Tifrunner chromosome 1, arahy.Tifrunner.gnm2.J5K5, whole genome shotgun sequence:
- the LOC140183662 gene encoding uncharacterized protein: MSNEFKPQIRDDIEKHIIVEIPDENRRPNLHGAVQNYMVPGPCGPYNKNSPCMKNGSCSKFYPKEFRQRTLIDEVEFPKYRRTDNSRTVKKRECVLDNKFIVPYNPELLLKFGCHINVEYTCQTSSIKYLFKYVHKGNDRVTAPLYNAGDPSEATQVVDEIRNYYDCRLPFHLEDEQPVVYGETSNVNDIVKGAISHKSMFLGWMAANMSYPYTQSLTYVEFSTKFFWKDDASKWFPQKQGFTIGRLTHVPAATEVDSSLLTERVIREELNFNRDDLKKNALDMLAIATLEQKYAFDKIVTVVYCNKGGFFFVYGHGGTGKTFIWNFISTEIRSRGDIVLKVASSGIASLLLPNGRTAHSRFKIPLNITENSVCNIKPGSPQAMLMLKAKLIIWDEAPMVGVPVMLLRNIDQSSCLCNGTRLQVRKLGNHVIECEVLTGNNVGHIALIPRMNMVPTDETVPVRFQRRQFSIIVSFAMTINKSRGQI; this comes from the exons ATGAGTAACGAGTTCAAGCCACAAATACGAGATGATATAGAAAAACATATAATAGTTGAGATTCCTGATGAAAATCGAAGGCCAAATCTTCATGGAGCTGTTCAAAATTACATGGTACCTGGTCCATGTGGTCCATACAACAAGAATTCACCTTGCATGAAGAATGGATCCTGTTCAAAGTTCTATCCAAAAGAGTTTAGACAACGAACACTCATTGATGAAGTTGAATTTCCCAAATATAGGCGTACTGATAACAGTCGAACAGTGAAGAAAAGGGAATGTGTACTAGACAATAAGTTCATTGTTCCATATAATCCAGAATTGTTGCTCAAGTTCGGGTGCCACATAAATGTGGAATACACATGCCAAACAAGTTCTATTAAGTATCTGTTTAAGTATGTACACAAGGGTAATGACCGTGTAACAGCTCCTCTATACAATGCTGGTGATCCATCAGAAGCCACACAAGTTGTTGACGAAATTAGAAATTACTATGATTGTAG ACTTCCATTCCATTTGGAGGATGAGCAACCTGTTGTTTATGGTGAAACTTCTAATGTGAATGATATCGTCAAAGGAGCAATATCTCATAAGTCCATGTTTTTGGGATGGATGGCGGCGAACATGTCATATCCCTATACTCAAAGTCTGACTTATGTTGAGTTTTCAACTAAGTTTTTTTGGAAGGACGATGCTTCAAAGTGGTTTCCTCAAAAGCAAGGCTTCACAATTGGAAGGTTGACTCATGTACCTGCAG CAACTGAAGTTGATAGTTCTTTGTTAACCGAAAGGGTTATCAGGGAAGAGCTAAATTTTAATAGGGATGATTTAAAGAAAAATGCATTAGACATGTTAGCCATCGCAACACTTGAGCAGAAATATGCATTCGATAAAATTGTTACAGTTGTGTATTGTAATAAAGGGGGTTTTTTCTTTGTGTATGGTCATGGGGGTACTGGAAAAACATTTATCTGGAACTTTATATCTACTGAGATTCGCTCAAGGGGTGATATTGTGTTAAAAGTTGCTTCGAGTGGTATTGCATCTTTACTTCTTCCCAATGGAAGAACGGCACACTCAAGGTTCAAAATACCGCTGAATATAACTGAAAATTCTGTATGTAACATCAAACCTGGTTCCCCTCAAGCAATGTTGATGTTAAAAGCCAAACTTATAATTTGGGATGAGGCTCCAATG gtTGGTGTTCCGGTGATGTTATTGAGGAATATTGACCAATCCAGTTGTCTTTGTAATGGTACAAGGCTACAAGTTAGGAAGCTTGGAAATCATGTCATAGAATGTGAAGTTTTAACGGGTAACAATGTTGGTCATATTGCTTTGATTCCAAGAATGAATATGGTACCAACAGATGAAACCGTCCCAGTTAGATTCCAACGAAGACAGTTTTCCATAATAGTATCATTTGCCATGACAATTAATAAGTCTCGGGGACAAATTTga